DNA from Thermoplasma acidophilum DSM 1728:
CGATGAGAAGGCATCGGTTCATCCATATTCAGCGATGCATTGCCAATACTCAATGATTCGTGTACCCAGCCAGCGGTATCCCCACAGACGCTAGTTCCGAATGCACCAGCCCTGCCCTTCCCGTGTCCTGAGGATTGCAGGCTTTTCCGCTGGGGGCATGCACGTGTGTCATCTGCCTGAAGATCGGACTTTATCAGCTTCCTTTATACTCAAAACGTCCCTATAACAATGTCTTTATATTTTTTCAAATTGACCAGATGTGCCCGATAAAGTGATAGAGGTCGAACACCTCCGGCAGACCTACGATGGCAGGACATTTGTCGTAGATGACGTTTCATTTTATGTGCTTAAGGGTGAGATCTATGGCCTCCTTGGCAAAAACGGTGCCGGAAAGACCACAACGATAAGGACGATGACAACGATACTCCCGGTTCATTACGGAAAGGTAAGGATCCTTGGCATGGATGTATCCGAAAACGCGGAGAAGATAAGGAGACGCATAGGCGTGGTTCTTCAGAACGAGTCCTTCGACTTCGCCAGCGTCGAGCGAAACCTGAAGGTTTACGGCATGCTCTGGGATGTTCCCAGGGAGGTGCTGAAGGCCAGGATAGAGGAGGTGCTTGAGGTCTTCGATCTGGGCCAGCTGAGGAAGGTGAGGGCTATGGAGCTCTCGGGAGGGCAGAAAAAGCGTTTACAGGTTGCCAGGGAATTCCTGCATGACATGGACCTGCTGTTTCTCGACGAACCAACGGTGGGCCTGGATCCGATAATGCGCCGTTCCGTCCTGAATTACATAAGGGACAAGGCCAGAAAGGGCCTTACCGTTCTTTACACAACCCAGATCATGGAGGAGGCAGATTACCTGTGCGACAGGATCGCCATCATGAACAGGGGCAAGATCGTGGCAGAGGGTACAAGTTCAGATCTAAAGTCAAAATATGGCGATCTCAAAACAATACATGTCGTGGTGTCAGGCGAAATCGATTACGAGGATCTAAGGGCGAAGTTTCCTGAGGACGTCCTGTTTGATAATGAGGAGATACGCATCGTATCGAAGAACGTGGAGGACATACTGCCAGATCTCATAATATACCTGAAGACGAAGGGTATAAGGATAGAAAGAATAAGTGTAGAGGAGAGCAGCCTTGACGATGTATTCCTGAAGGTGGTATCATGATTCCGCCATCACTGCGCCTCACAGCCCGCAACTTGATAATAAACACGGATCCCGGCACGCTTCTGTTCCTGATAGGTCTCCCGTCCTTCTATCTAATAGTCCTCGGTCTGATGTTCCAGGCCCTGATCCCCAACGTTATATTCGATGGGCGATCTATAAGCTACGCACAGTTCCTTTCTCCAGGCGTTGTGGCAATGCAGCCGTTCATAGCGGGATCAATAGGCGGAAGCATGCTCTGGTCCGACAGGCGCTGGGGCATGTTCGAGCAGCTTCTCGTTGGGCCGTTCCACAGGATAGATTACCTGCTCGGTATAATCTATGTATCAATGATATTCTCCGTTGGAGGGGCACTTCTGATGTTCCTGGTATCGTACTTGCTGACCGGATTCGTTGTCCATTACTTAATGAACATAGTGCTCATTGTCATAGTGCTGCTCGTGTCTTCCATACTCTTCACTTCCTTGTTCTTGGTGCTTTCGGTTTTCATACGCACAATACAGACCTACAACACAGTGACCATGTTCATATTCTTCATACTTGACTTCGCAAGTTCAGCATTCTACCCGATCAATGGCAGGACGCCGCTTGGCCTCAGGATAGTTTCCTATGCGAACCCACTCACGTACATAGTTGATTCGGTGAGGGACATGATGTTCGCCAGATTAACTGGATCTGATCTAATATATGTTGGAATAGTGGTGGCTCTATCCGCCATATTCTTTGTATTCGCAGCTCTATCATACAGAAAAGCCAAAATATGAAAATGAAAAGGTTTATCCCTGAATTTTTCCTTGATAGCATGAGGTTCGGAAGGAGATGAGGCCATGTTCAGGGACAGAACAGAGGCCGGGCGCATACTTGCCGGCAAGATACAGAAGCCAGCCGGAAGCTGCACGGTCACCGGCATCGCGAGAGGTGGGATCGTCACCGCCAGGCCGATCGCCGATATACTCGGCTGCGATCTCACGACCATAATAGTCAAGAAGATAGGCCACCCTGAAGATCCGGAGTTCGCAATAGGCGCCATAGCTGAAGGGCAGGAAAGAAAACCGTACCTGAGCCCGTTCTCATCGGGGGTGGACAGAGAAGCCATACAGTACGCCGTGAGCAGGCTTATGAACGATATAGCGGAAATGCGTGCATCGATCGGTAAAGAAAACTCAGTTTTCCGCAGAAAATGGGATTCCGTTTTGCTGGTGGACGACGGTTCGGCTACTGGGGCAACCATCGTGGCCGCCCTGAGGAGCATAAGATCCTCTGTTACGAAGAACGTATCGGTTGCTGTACCCGTTCTGAGCGAGGAGGCATATGATCTCATACGATCAGAGGGTGTGCAGATATACTACGTGGAGATGCCCTATGATTTCGAAGCGGTGAGCGAGTTCTATTCTGATTTCAGGGAAGTGACCATTGAAGATCTGGCGGCTGTTCTGGGGCATTAGCTTTTACTTATACTGCGGATGTGATGCCAGGTTTCCGCGGGTGCAGTTAAACCTACGAAATTGATATATATGATACAAACATCACTTTCTGAAAACCCGCGGGGATTCACGAGGCCGGCATATCTGTGCGGATCGTTGAAACTTCGGCGGAAGGGGACATGGGGTAATGGCATCCTGACGGGCTCCAGTCAGGAGATGATTAGAAACAGGGTCATCTGATTTGATGATGAGTGACTGGAACTATGATCCAGGAAGAGACCCGTAGATCTGGGTTCAACTCCCAGTGTCCCCATTCTAATTCACGTTAGAATCTGTGATTTGGAATCAGCAGTATAATGTGCACATTCAAAGGCAGGTGAAGCCCACCATTAGAAGGTTTCAATTCCTGCATTGTGAAACTAGCTGTCGTGAAAAGCGCTGTCGTGTTCTTTCAGGATCGACACTTAATTCATTCTCCGTTTCAACTTTCCGATCTAGGGTCCGATCAGACAGGCCATTTTCTCCAGATACATGCTACAAAATGGTTATGTTCCATGCTCATTTCGAATTTCTATGGCAGGAATGGATGTGGAATTCAACACCAAGAATGACGTAATAAAGGCATATTTATCGCGCCCAGATGACGGCATGAGGCATCCCGGCATAGTGGTGATACACGAGATATTCGGTCTTGACGATCACATCAGGTCCGTGGCGGACAGGATCTCACGCGAAGGCTATGTGGCGCTGGCCCCAGATCTCTTTTCAAGCCACGAACTCTCTGCAAAGATAACCAGAGAGGGCATACTCGAGAGCATGAAATTCATCATGAGCATTCCCCCGGAGAAGCAGCGGGATGATTCATACAGAAACTCTCTTCTTAATTCAATGCCGGAGGAAAAGAGAAGGATAATGTCCAGCACCTATTCCGCTCTCTTTGTAAACAGGCCAACACAGCTGCTTACGGAATACCTAGAATACGCCGTTGATTACCTGAAGGGCATCGGCGTAACCAGTGTGGGTTCGGTTGGTTTCTGTTTCGGCGGAGGCATGTCCGCGAATCTGGGATGCACGGGCAAGGTTGACGCTACGGTGATATTTTACGGTGAGAACCCTGATCCCATAGATAAGGTCAAGGGAATGAAGAGTGTGCTTGGTCTTTATGCCGGAGAAGATCACAGGATCACTTCACGCGTTCCAGAGCTACTGGCCAAGCTGATAGAGTTCAGCATCCCCGTGACAATAAAGGTGTACCCGGGGGCCTATCATGCCTTCTTCAACGATACAAGGCCGCAGATATACAACGAGGCAGCTGCGAAGGATGCCTGGAACATGATGCTGTACTTCTTCAGGACGCAGCTTGGCCCTTAGTTGATAAGGATCTCCTAAGCCTGGCGAAGGGCAACCTTCCCAAGGTCATCTATTTCCCTTATCACGTCGCCGTCGTCGGTGTTGCTCACATCGCCAACGGGAAGGCCGCAGAAGGCGGATCTTATCACCCTCCTCATGATCTTGCCGTTCCTTGTCTTCGGTATTCTGGATATGCGCACCACATGGGCGGGCGTGAATGGCTTTCCCATGCCAACCTCTATCTGCTTTGCAATTCTCCCGCTCAGGCCCGGTTCGCCGACGTAGAAGACGGCGAGAACCTCCCCTTTGACGCTGTCAGGTATCGATACCACCGCGCATTCCGTCACGCCGCTGACACGCATCACCATATCCTCAACTTCATTGGGGCCAACGCGTTTCCCGGCGATCTTTATCACGTCATCGGATCTACCGTAAAGGTAGAAGTAGCCTTCTTCATCCATCTCACCGAAGTCTCCATGGAACCATATATCTTTGAATTTCGACCAGTAAGTTTCGAGGTACTTCTCCCTGTTATTCCAAAGCCCGCGTGTCATTGATGGGCTTGGAAACTTTGCCACAAGGTACCCCACCGTGTTGTATACCTCCCTTCCCTCCTCGTTGAATATCGATGCGTTCATGCCAAGTCCCCTGTAGAGGCATCTGGGTTTCTGCGGTATGGCCGGATTTGAGGCAAGGAAGCACCCTATTATGTCTGTGCCGCCGGATATGTTTGAAATCGATGCACGGCCGCGGCCGAGTATGCTGAACAGGTATACCCATGACTCCTCGTCCCATGGCTCCCCAGTTGATCCGAATACCCTCACGGTATCGAACGTCCTGCTCGTGCCCCTGAACTTTATCATCCTGACCACCGTGGGAGAGAGGCCAAGGAGCGTTACGCCGTTATCGTGCACAATATCGAATATCCTGTCAGGATCGGGATAGTCTATTGCGCCGTCGTAGAGGAATATCGTGCCGTGAAGCGCATTCGTGCCAATAAGCGCCCATGGGCCCATCATCCAGCCAAGGTCAGTTATCCAGTGCAGCACATCGTTCTCTTTCAGATCCATGTAATACTTGACTTCCTTGGCTATGTTGACTAGCGCGCCGCCATGCACATGTACCGTGCCCTTTGGCTTTCCAGTAGTTCCTGATGTGTAGAGCATTATGGCAGGGTCTTCGCTCGATGTACGCTCCACTGGCACATTTTTGCCGCCGCTGACAGCATCTTCAAATCTGTAGAAATCTGTGCGATCGGCATCCATTATCGTTTTCATATTGATGCTCCTTGCGACCGCGGACATATCGATGGCCTTTCCCTTCCTCCTGTACGATGCAGACGTTATCATGAGGCTCGATCCTGAATCTTCGATCCTGTTCCTGACAGCATCAACTCCGTAGCCAGAGAACATCGGCACAGCTATGGCACCGATGCGGAGGACGGCATAGAACGCTATTGCGCTGTTAGCATTGAATGGCATGTATATGGCGACCCTGTCCCCCCTGCCTATGCCCATGTCATGGATGGCCGAAGATAAGGCCGAGACCTTTCTGTTGAGTTCCGAGTATGACATTTTTGATTTATAGCCATCCTCAGATTCATACACTATGGCAGTATTTTCGGAATCGGAGTAGCGTTCCACCGCATTATACTCGATGTTGATTCTGCCGCCGGTGAACCATTTCGCCCACGGTACGCCTTCGGATAGATCCATTACATGGTCGAATTTTTTGAAGAATTCCAGGCCGAGATCATCTATAACCCTTGGCCAGAACCACTCAGGATCCCTGTCGGCCCTGGCGTAGAGATCCTTTACGGTCATCCCAAGGGATGAGGCGAATCGCCCAAGATTGGTTTCCGCGATGGCTTCATCGGACGGCTTATAATAGAACATAAGTGTACCAGTGAATTAATATATATAACATTTTTCGCATATCTAGTTTATTCACCATAAATAATGATGGATTCTATGCACTCAATCTGAACGATCACTCGATCCTTCTGCCCTCCTCGTACATCTTCACCAGGGATCTGGCGATCACGCGCTTCCTTATCTCAGTTGTTCCTGCACCTATCTGCCCCAGGATCGCGTCTCTCAGCAGCATTTCAATGCCGGTATCCTTTATGTATCCGTACCCGCCGAAGATCTGAATCGCCTCTCTTGCTATGTATTCTGCTGATTCGGAAGCATACATGATCGCTGATGCAGCGTCTATTGGATCCATCATATCGAACTGCAGCTTCTCCAGAGCCCTGAAGGCAAGCATCCTGCTGGCCTCATACCTCACATACATGTACGAAAGCTTCTCCTGGATGAGCTCGAAGTCCGCGATGTGCTGCCCGAACTGTTTCCTCTGTGAGGCATAGTTCACGGCCTCGTCTATGGCCCGCCTTGCCAGGCCTATGAATATGAATGCAAGTATCACACGCTCAGAGTTCAGTCCAGACATTATTATTTTTTTACCTGATCCTCTACCCCCTACTATCCTGCCAGGTTCGATCCTGACCCTGTTGAAGAATATCTCTCCGGTTGGCGAACCGCGCATTCCCATCTTCTCAAGCGATCTCCCCCTGTTGAATCCGCCATCACTGGCCAGTACTATCACCGATGAGTATCCGTCACCGTCCCTGCTGTGAACCAGGAAAAGGTCTGCGTACGGCGCGTTGGTGATAAACATTTTGCTTCCTGAAAGGTAAAGTTCCCCATCGACTTCATCGATATGGGTTGACATGGCAAGGGCATCTGAACCGGATCCCGGCTCGGTGAGGCACAGCGATCCTATGTAGTCGCCGGAGGCAAGTTTCGGGACAAAGGTCTCCCTTATGTATTTCGACCCGTTCCTGTATATGTTATCAAGGCACAGGTTGCTGTGAGCTCCATATGACAGCGCCAAAGATGGCGATGAATACCCAAGTTCATCCTCAATTATTGCCTGTGCAATGTAACCTGCCCCACTGCCTCCGTATTCAGGGGGTACGGTCACCCCAAGATAGCCCATTTTCCCCATCATTCTGAATTTATCAACTGGAAAATAATCATCCCTGTCAATCTTTGATCGGAGCGGTTCTATCTCCCTCCGGACGAATTCCCTTATGGATGATCTTATCATTTCGGACGCATCTGTATAACCCTGCATTGGTATATGTATCATATTTAAGCTATATATAGTTTATTAGATTATGATGGCATAATTTACATATAGATAAATCATACTTTGATCATGTATTAGGTAAGAAGATCAGCATATTTTTTGATATCCTCTGGATAATTTACGCTTACGAAGAACTTTTCCTCCTCTTCTGCTATGGGAACGCGGTCTATATCCGCCATGCTGAGGAATCCTATCAGGCTCTCCCCACCAGATTCGATGTAATCGCGCATGGCGTCATAGATGGCGTCGGTGTATATGCCGAACAGCGGCTCTATCAGGCCATCTGCATGCACAGGAAATGTGGGCTTGCCATCGTACGAACTTAATATCTTTTCTATTATGCGGTCCGTTATGAACGGCATATCACCCGCAACAGCGAAGAATGTGCCGAACCTGTCCATAGCACTGAGGACGGAATCCGTTATTATGCCGTCCGTTGTGTCCCGGACAACCCTGCACATGTCGCAGTTGAGTTCCGGATCCTTTGAGTAAAGTATGACCTCGCCGTGATTTTTCAATTTTGAAGCAACGATATCTATCATTCTGCGCCCATTTATCATAGCAGAATGCTTCCCGGGAAATCTGACGCTCTTCTTCGCAAATATGACGAAGATCATGCGTATGCATAGTATCTATCCAATAAATAGGTTTCCATATGCACCTTCATTGAGAGAAGCTTAAATTTTCCAAGAATCGTTATGTTTTTATTGCCTTTGATATTTCCACAATGCGGGCTCGTGGTCCAGTGGTTACGACGTCGCCCTTACAAGGCGGAGATCACCGGTTCGATCCCGGTCGGGCCCATTTAATCTATTAATAGAATACTTTCTATCCTGCTACTGGTTACGTTATTATGAAGCCTCAGCTGAAGTATCAGGAACTTCTTCCTGATGGCGATGTAAAAAGGATGATTTGAGAATTTAAAGGGCAAGGTCCGTCTTAACTGCGACTGTTTATTTGTGAGGATTAGGACATTATTGCTATCTCAACAGTACAAACTCCAAGGAAATTCTGGAAAATGCAGGAAACAATGAAAAGGAATTCAAAGATAAATTCATAGCTCTTATAAGAAAGCTCGAAAAAGAGGGCAAGGTAGGATCATATATAGTCAGATTCAGAAAAATAATCTTATCTAGGCTGAAGATAGTGTCCTGAATGTTGTTTCATAATATTCTTGTGATTCCCTTAACAAGATTCGTGATACTATCCAAATATTATTATCAGACGAATCAATAGTCTCTGCAGAGCTAAGAAAGAGGGTCCGAGGATAGAAACATATGGAGCATGCAATAGCATTGAGGAAATTTAAGAAGAGTATTTGGAAGACAATGCATTTAAGGAAAAATGGACTGTATTCATGAACTACATCGTAGAATCAACAGAAACTTTCGAGAGGGAATTCTTTAAGAATCACAAGGATAAAAAGGAGTGGTTACAGCATATGATAGAGAGATTGGAACAGGAACCACAGTCAGGAAAGCCACTAAGAGGCAAACTTCATGGTTTATGGCAGCTCAGAATCGGCCCTTTCAGAGTCTGGTACGAAATAAACGAGAGGGAAAGGAAAGTGATTCTCAGAGCGATACTTCACAAAGACGAAGCCAAAAAATATTATTAGAGCTCTTTAAGGAAATCTCTGGCATTCCTCACTCTTCCCTTCTGTATATCTTTTTCGCTTCTTTCCAGTTGATCCATTACATACTCGTTCTCAAGAGTCTCAACTGTAGCCTCAAGGCTATCCAGATCGGACTTTGGTATGCTTACTAGCCTTGACTGTTTTACTTTTGTCATAGTATGATTCCACATGCTTTCAGATTTTAATAATTTTTGGTATGCTCTGCTCGGTGTTCTTCAGAGCGCACCGCTGACGCTTACACCGCCCGGTCATGATCGAAGTACTATACCCGACTAGCTTTATCGCTATATTGGTTGTAAATGCTTTGCTCACAGCGATAACCGGCTTAGCAGTGGGGGAGGCAATAAACGTCGTCAAAAAGGCTCACGAGTTTAACAATACCAAGATGACAGGCGCAGGTATTTCTTCCTAAAAATTAGGGTATTTAAATTTGCTTGATGTTCATGTCACGAGTTTTTTTTATCTTAGTATTCACTAAAAACATTAATCAAATCCGATCGGGCCCATTACGATTTTTTATACAAATTAGAACTATATTATTCGTAGCAAGAAAATGAAGAGTTAGAGAAGGTTATGGGAGAGTATGGCCCTCTTTAGCCTGTTCTGAACACCTGGTATTGCTATCAGTACAGCTGCTACGGCAATGAATGAAACGGACGCATACAGGTAAAGGCCTGGGATGAAAACCGATAGTATGGTTACCACTGTGACAGGAGCAATGACGAATCCAACCACAAAATTCCTTCCGGAATACCGCGATGAAGGCGGTAGCTCTCCTATATCTATTATCTGGTATGGATTCACAAAGCCGGCAAGGTAAAAGCCAAGTATCAGCACTGAAGGCGATACTGCAAGCGTCATCACAGCCATCTCTGCGAACAGATACTCTCTGAGGATGAGGAAAAGGATCATGTTTACGATGATGAGCGGCATGAGTATTATTATCGTTGAAATTGCCTTCGCCAGTGCCATGTGCCTGAAATACACGGTTGCGGGCAGCGACATGAGTGCGAGCCATATTCTTTCCGTCTGTATCCAGCCCACTCCTCTCATAAGCGGATAAATGGCTATACCATATAGAATGTAATAGATCTCTATTATAGATCTTAACGACTTTGGTATGAATATGAATGCTATGCCGTAGAGTGCGGCTACGGCAATCGACATCCACACGGCGAGCCCAGTGTTGATCCTTCCTGTGTAGTTCCTCGATACTGCACCGACCCTGAGAGTCGATGCGCCGCCTACCATCTTGAGGTTGAACCTGTATATTGCCCCTATTGGGCTCGTTCCTGCAAAGCTTATGGATCTCCTTATGTTTGAAGTTCTGGGCGTAACGGACCGATAATAGTATGATATCCTCGGAGGATACATGATATTGTAAAGGACAAGAGAGGCGGCCAGCACAACATCTATAACGGTTCCGTACACTGGATATCCGGCGAATGTTGACGTCGGTGAATACGGAAAACGAATGAAACCCGGAAGGAGATACCAGATCAGGATGAAGCCTATCGCCATCAGTCTGTTCCTAATCTTCAGCTTTCTCATCAACGCCGCAATCGAAACATTGATCATCATCACCAGCCAGAGATCGATGGCGGCAGGAATGAGAAAAGCAGGATATTCAAGCGATGGAAGAAAATACATCAGGAAGAATGCATACATTGAGTTTATGACGAGCGCGGCCAGAAAGAAATCGAGCGACAGTCTTCTCGCCGGGATGGGTGATGTGAAGAGAAAGTCGAAGTCTGATTTCTTTAATATGAGAGCAGTCCCGATCATCACTATGAGCGAGATGAAGCTGAAGATTCCAAGAAAGACAGGAAACTCCGAACTTATTGGCCTCGCCGTTGGAATGGATATTGTTATAACGAAAACTGCCAGGGCCAGGAAAATTCCTGTTATCACGAGGAAAGAAGAGGAAACTCGCGTTCTAAGTATGAGCGAAAACAGTGATCTTCTCATGATCCACCCATTATTTTCGAGATCACGCCTTCTATCGTCAGGTTCTCTTCCCTGCTCATCTCCTTGAGTTCATCTATCTGCCCTGTCCATATCTGCCTCCCGCTGTTTATGATGATCGCCCGCCTTGTGAACCGTTCGGCTATTGACATTATGTGAGTTGAAACAAGAAAGGTCGCGTTCATGCTGTTGAAGTACTTTATTATCTTCTCCTGCGTGGGTATATCGAGATAATTCAGAGGCTCGTCAAGCAGCATTATCTTTGGGTCATGGATTATGGCCAGTGCAATGGATAGCTTCTGCCTGTTTCCCCTCGACAGGGTACTCACCCTGCTGTTCCTGTACTCATTCAGCTCCATTAAATTCAGCAGGAACTCCACCTTCTGCTCCAGATCCTCTGTTTTTCTGAGGGCACCGATGTATTCCAGGTTCTCCTTTACACTCAGCGTCAGGTAGGGTGAGGCGTCTTCCGGGAGATAGCCCATCAGCCTCTTTGCTTCGATCGAATCTGGATCGAAGCCACCCACCTTGACGCTTCCGGAATCTGGCTTTATGAGGCCAGCAAGTATCTTCAGTGTGGTGCTTTTCCCTGCGCCGTTAGGTCCGATGAGTGCCACGCTCTCTTGGCATTCGACATCGAATGATAACCCGTCCAGAGCTTTCTTGGTTCCGAATGATTTGGTCACGTCATTGAATTCGATGCAGTTCATTTTATGCAAAATATTCTATGTTGATAAATAATTCGGTTGAAGGTATGGATACTATCGATAAGTTCAGTTTCGATACCGTGGTGGCATATTCACCAGGCTTTTGAGGCCTGGCCTGGCAATAACCGAAACTGCAGATTCGTCCGCTGATGCGGTATATCCATTAGATTCGTGCCAGGCATCTGCACTCATTCCTTGAAAATTTGCCAGGATCCGTAAACAAGATTTAAATAGCGTCTCGATATATATTATCGCGTGCATCAAAAGATGAAGTCGATCTTCATGGGCCATATCAAAGATGCCCATTGCTGAGGTATCTGATGAACATCCTAAAGGCACGCAATTGACGGCATAAAAAGAGGTGCATACATGGCATTCAGGATAACGGCTAAATTCATCACGGGGGTAGTGGCAGTGGTGTTCATAATAGTGGGTGGATACCTCTTTGGCCTGGTCATAAAATCAGTTATAGACAGCATCAACAGGGGTGAATTTGAGTGGGGCCTGGCCCTTCTCGTTATAGGCATAATTGCCCTGGTTATCATAATACCGAAACCAAGGATAAGCAGCAAGGCAAAAAACCAGTGATTGCGTTATCAATTTTCATATTACGTTCTCTTCTCCTATTTTCAACGGGAAAGCCCTATCATGCTGTGGGCGTATGAAAATTCAATCTACAACGTTTTCCAGCAATTCCACATATGGTTCTTCATATGATATCCGCACCCTTGCGTTCAGCGGTATCATCATCTGATCCTCACCATGACCGAATGGAAGACCGTATATGGACACCTTCTTGAGGGAATTCATGTACATTTCTATTATGTCCTCAACGAATGGCATTGGATCTTCCGGATCAACATAGCTTTTGAATTCTCCGAACGCAAAGCCTTCAAACTTGTCAAGAATGCCTGCAAGCTTCATCGTGAACAGATAGCGATCGATATCGCCTGATGTCACGCCCGTATCCTCGGCGAACAGGATCTTTCCCTGGGAATCCGGCAGATAACCTGTACCTATAAGCGATGCGAAGACGGAGAGGTTTGTGCCCATGCTCAGGCCCTCAACCTTTCCCTGGATTATGTAGCGAACTATCCTCTCAACGTCAGAATTCAGGTGTGTTGTTTCTCCCTTGAGTATATCTATGAAATCCTTGAAGTCTGTCTTCGAGAACTTGTCCGGATCAGCTGCAGGCATGGGGCCATGGAATGTTATCAGTGAGGCCTTTGCATTGAGTGCCAGATGCAGAGCCGTTATATCGCTGTAACCTACGAATATCTTCGGATGATCCCTTATTGCATCGTAATCGATCAGCGGGAGTATATGAATGGATCCGTAGCCGCCCCTTGCGCAGAAGATTGCCTTCACATGATCGTCAAGGAACGCCTCCATGAGCTCATCCCGCCTGCTTGTGTCTGGTGCTGCCAGCTGGTTCATCTGCATGAGCTTCTTTATATTCCTGCCCAGCGTGACCCTGTATCCGGATTTTTTCAGCCTCGCTATGGATCTTGAAAGGTTCTTCATATCCGGTGCGCTTGCCGGTGCTATTATTCTTATCTCATCTCCTTCCTTCAGCCTCGGTGGTCTTATCCTCATCTTATCGCCTCCTTGAATTCGTTTTTCATTTTCTTCATCAAATTGCGGTCTCTTGTGATCTTTGCGGCTGCGCTTGCGGTGGCTTC
Protein-coding regions in this window:
- a CDS encoding ABC transporter ATP-binding protein, with translation MPDKVIEVEHLRQTYDGRTFVVDDVSFYVLKGEIYGLLGKNGAGKTTTIRTMTTILPVHYGKVRILGMDVSENAEKIRRRIGVVLQNESFDFASVERNLKVYGMLWDVPREVLKARIEEVLEVFDLGQLRKVRAMELSGGQKKRLQVAREFLHDMDLLFLDEPTVGLDPIMRRSVLNYIRDKARKGLTVLYTTQIMEEADYLCDRIAIMNRGKIVAEGTSSDLKSKYGDLKTIHVVVSGEIDYEDLRAKFPEDVLFDNEEIRIVSKNVEDILPDLIIYLKTKGIRIERISVEESSLDDVFLKVVS
- a CDS encoding ABC transporter permease — its product is MIPPSLRLTARNLIINTDPGTLLFLIGLPSFYLIVLGLMFQALIPNVIFDGRSISYAQFLSPGVVAMQPFIAGSIGGSMLWSDRRWGMFEQLLVGPFHRIDYLLGIIYVSMIFSVGGALLMFLVSYLLTGFVVHYLMNIVLIVIVLLVSSILFTSLFLVLSVFIRTIQTYNTVTMFIFFILDFASSAFYPINGRTPLGLRIVSYANPLTYIVDSVRDMMFARLTGSDLIYVGIVVALSAIFFVFAALSYRKAKI
- a CDS encoding phosphoribosyltransferase, which codes for MFRDRTEAGRILAGKIQKPAGSCTVTGIARGGIVTARPIADILGCDLTTIIVKKIGHPEDPEFAIGAIAEGQERKPYLSPFSSGVDREAIQYAVSRLMNDIAEMRASIGKENSVFRRKWDSVLLVDDGSATGATIVAALRSIRSSVTKNVSVAVPVLSEEAYDLIRSEGVQIYYVEMPYDFEAVSEFYSDFREVTIEDLAAVLGH
- a CDS encoding dienelactone hydrolase family protein — translated: MAGMDVEFNTKNDVIKAYLSRPDDGMRHPGIVVIHEIFGLDDHIRSVADRISREGYVALAPDLFSSHELSAKITREGILESMKFIMSIPPEKQRDDSYRNSLLNSMPEEKRRIMSSTYSALFVNRPTQLLTEYLEYAVDYLKGIGVTSVGSVGFCFGGGMSANLGCTGKVDATVIFYGENPDPIDKVKGMKSVLGLYAGEDHRITSRVPELLAKLIEFSIPVTIKVYPGAYHAFFNDTRPQIYNEAAAKDAWNMMLYFFRTQLGP
- a CDS encoding AMP-binding protein, producing the protein MFYYKPSDEAIAETNLGRFASSLGMTVKDLYARADRDPEWFWPRVIDDLGLEFFKKFDHVMDLSEGVPWAKWFTGGRINIEYNAVERYSDSENTAIVYESEDGYKSKMSYSELNRKVSALSSAIHDMGIGRGDRVAIYMPFNANSAIAFYAVLRIGAIAVPMFSGYGVDAVRNRIEDSGSSLMITSASYRRKGKAIDMSAVARSINMKTIMDADRTDFYRFEDAVSGGKNVPVERTSSEDPAIMLYTSGTTGKPKGTVHVHGGALVNIAKEVKYYMDLKENDVLHWITDLGWMMGPWALIGTNALHGTIFLYDGAIDYPDPDRIFDIVHDNGVTLLGLSPTVVRMIKFRGTSRTFDTVRVFGSTGEPWDEESWVYLFSILGRGRASISNISGGTDIIGCFLASNPAIPQKPRCLYRGLGMNASIFNEEGREVYNTVGYLVAKFPSPSMTRGLWNNREKYLETYWSKFKDIWFHGDFGEMDEEGYFYLYGRSDDVIKIAGKRVGPNEVEDMVMRVSGVTECAVVSIPDSVKGEVLAVFYVGEPGLSGRIAKQIEVGMGKPFTPAHVVRISRIPKTRNGKIMRRVIRSAFCGLPVGDVSNTDDGDVIREIDDLGKVALRQA
- a CDS encoding acyl-CoA dehydrogenase family protein, whose amino-acid sequence is MQGYTDASEMIRSSIREFVRREIEPLRSKIDRDDYFPVDKFRMMGKMGYLGVTVPPEYGGSGAGYIAQAIIEDELGYSSPSLALSYGAHSNLCLDNIYRNGSKYIRETFVPKLASGDYIGSLCLTEPGSGSDALAMSTHIDEVDGELYLSGSKMFITNAPYADLFLVHSRDGDGYSSVIVLASDGGFNRGRSLEKMGMRGSPTGEIFFNRVRIEPGRIVGGRGSGKKIIMSGLNSERVILAFIFIGLARRAIDEAVNYASQRKQFGQHIADFELIQEKLSYMYVRYEASRMLAFRALEKLQFDMMDPIDAASAIMYASESAEYIAREAIQIFGGYGYIKDTGIEMLLRDAILGQIGAGTTEIRKRVIARSLVKMYEEGRRIE
- the mobA gene encoding molybdenum cofactor guanylyltransferase, with the protein product MIFVIFAKKSVRFPGKHSAMINGRRMIDIVASKLKNHGEVILYSKDPELNCDMCRVVRDTTDGIITDSVLSAMDRFGTFFAVAGDMPFITDRIIEKILSSYDGKPTFPVHADGLIEPLFGIYTDAIYDAMRDYIESGGESLIGFLSMADIDRVPIAEEEEKFFVSVNYPEDIKKYADLLT
- a CDS encoding type II toxin-antitoxin system RelE family toxin is translated as MEDNAFKEKWTVFMNYIVESTETFEREFFKNHKDKKEWLQHMIERLEQEPQSGKPLRGKLHGLWQLRIGPFRVWYEINERERKVILRAILHKDEAKKYY